A genomic window from Verrucomicrobiia bacterium includes:
- a CDS encoding M48 family metallopeptidase, with amino-acid sequence MVAAGVVAARWAADAWLARLNRREVEAHAGAVPAAFQDSVDPATYRRSVDYTLARSRFGQWSDGWEVLVLLTLLFSGVLPASFGAVRDQFGVQSWSDAGWMFGIGMVLAVLGLPWEAWAQFRLEQQFGFNTTTPATWCLDRVKGFLLAAVLGYPLLWLVLRLVDWMGPWWWVWAWAAFLGFQVLLLVLAPVLILPLFNRLTPLEEGGLRTRLLDLGRRAGFTAHTILVMDGSRRSRHSNAFFTGFGRFRKIVLFDTLITQLTGEELEAVLAHEMGHSRLGHIPKRLAWSAFTLLAGFAAVGWLFGRPEFAGAFGFPADAGLAPTLMLFGLLSGPVTFWLSPVLNHWSRVHEFEADAFAARILGTPRPLMGALRKLSEKNLANLTPHRLYSAWHYSHPTLLEREAALADAGNPGSPVTAGAA; translated from the coding sequence ATGGTGGCCGCGGGGGTGGTGGCGGCTCGTTGGGCGGCGGATGCCTGGTTGGCAAGGCTCAATCGCCGCGAGGTGGAGGCCCATGCCGGCGCGGTGCCTGCGGCGTTTCAGGATTCGGTGGACCCCGCGACGTATCGCCGGTCGGTGGACTACACGCTGGCGCGCTCACGATTCGGACAGTGGAGCGATGGCTGGGAGGTGCTGGTGCTCCTGACCCTGCTGTTCAGCGGCGTGCTGCCGGCAAGTTTTGGGGCCGTCCGGGACCAGTTTGGAGTGCAGTCCTGGTCGGATGCCGGGTGGATGTTCGGCATCGGAATGGTCCTGGCGGTTCTCGGGCTCCCGTGGGAGGCCTGGGCGCAGTTCCGACTGGAACAGCAGTTCGGATTCAACACCACAACGCCGGCCACCTGGTGTCTGGATCGCGTCAAGGGCTTCCTCCTCGCCGCGGTGCTGGGCTATCCCCTGCTGTGGCTGGTGCTGCGGTTGGTGGACTGGATGGGTCCGTGGTGGTGGGTCTGGGCATGGGCGGCGTTCCTGGGGTTTCAAGTGCTCCTGCTGGTGTTGGCGCCGGTGCTGATTCTGCCGCTGTTCAACCGGCTGACCCCGCTGGAGGAGGGCGGGCTGCGAACCCGGTTGCTGGATTTGGGCCGCCGGGCCGGATTCACCGCACACACGATCCTGGTGATGGACGGCAGCCGCCGCTCCCGGCATTCCAACGCGTTCTTCACCGGCTTCGGACGCTTCCGAAAAATCGTGCTGTTCGACACCCTGATCACCCAGTTGACCGGGGAGGAACTGGAGGCGGTGCTGGCCCACGAGATGGGGCACTCGCGCCTCGGGCACATTCCCAAGCGGCTCGCCTGGTCGGCGTTCACCCTGCTGGCGGGCTTCGCGGCGGTGGGCTGGCTGTTTGGGCGCCCGGAGTTTGCCGGGGCCTTCGGGTTTCCGGCGGATGCCGGACTGGCTCCCACACTGATGTTGTTCGGCCTCTTGAGCGGTCCCGTGACCTTCTGGCTGTCGCCGGTCCTCAACCACTGGTCGCGAGTTCACGAATTCGAGGCCGATGCCTTTGCCGCGCGGATTCTGGGAACGCCCCGCCCGCTGATGGGGGCCCTGCGCAAGCTGAGCGAGAAGAACCTCGCCAACCTGACACCGCATCGCCTGTACAGTGCGTGGCACTACTCGCATCCGACCCTGCTCGAACGGGAAGCGGCGCTGGCTGACGCGGGCAACCCCGGATCGCCCGTCACCGCCGGTGCAGCCTGA
- a CDS encoding efflux RND transporter periplasmic adaptor subunit, whose amino-acid sequence MKSFGWILLILLLGGGGWYYWQQRAPGSGAGAAAASRPATSVIEKRDIRFAVSAAGEITPSEQVSVRPEVNGRIDELPVDLGDFVKKGDLLFQLNDEDLRIEQQQRETSVARTRLSLEQARRDYERAQMLFNEQLLPQQLFEDARTSYELAKNSLEQSEKELALTHEKMRRTRVTAPFDCTVLTRPVSVGQAVSGSGGFNAGTEVLTIANLNDLVINAHINQADVSRLRTGQEVEVTVEAVPGLKVVGKVERIAPQAALKNNIKGFPARVLLKDVDQRIRPGMTANISIPIASADDVVAAPLAAVFTEFNPETRQVERFAWVQLGNEWERRPVHIGVSDYFFAEITRGLEAGDIVSLEDKSRAPNVRKDAVKPGSGAAGTTTTTTGTGSGTGAARPVTAAR is encoded by the coding sequence ATGAAATCATTCGGATGGATCTTGTTGATTTTGCTGCTCGGCGGCGGCGGCTGGTATTACTGGCAGCAGCGGGCGCCGGGCAGTGGTGCCGGTGCGGCTGCGGCCTCCCGGCCCGCGACGTCCGTCATTGAAAAGCGGGACATCCGATTTGCGGTCAGCGCCGCTGGCGAGATCACGCCCTCTGAACAGGTCAGTGTGCGGCCCGAGGTCAACGGGCGAATTGATGAGCTGCCGGTGGACCTCGGTGACTTCGTGAAGAAGGGGGACCTGCTCTTCCAGTTGAATGACGAGGACCTTCGGATCGAGCAGCAGCAGCGGGAAACCTCGGTGGCACGGACCCGTCTCAGTCTCGAGCAGGCCCGGCGCGACTACGAACGGGCCCAGATGCTGTTCAACGAGCAGTTGCTGCCCCAGCAGCTCTTCGAGGACGCCCGGACGTCCTACGAGCTGGCGAAGAACAGCCTCGAACAAAGTGAAAAGGAACTGGCGTTGACCCACGAGAAGATGCGGCGCACCCGCGTCACGGCCCCGTTCGACTGCACGGTCCTCACCCGGCCGGTCTCCGTCGGCCAGGCCGTGAGCGGGTCGGGCGGGTTCAATGCCGGCACCGAAGTGCTGACCATTGCCAACCTGAATGACCTGGTCATCAACGCCCACATCAACCAGGCCGACGTCAGCCGGCTGCGGACCGGTCAGGAGGTGGAAGTCACGGTCGAGGCGGTGCCCGGGCTGAAGGTCGTCGGCAAGGTGGAGCGCATCGCCCCTCAGGCGGCGCTCAAGAACAACATCAAGGGATTTCCAGCCCGGGTGCTCCTTAAGGACGTGGATCAGCGCATCCGTCCGGGCATGACCGCCAACATCTCCATTCCGATCGCGAGTGCCGACGACGTCGTTGCGGCGCCCTTGGCGGCCGTATTCACCGAATTCAATCCCGAGACGCGGCAGGTGGAGCGGTTCGCGTGGGTCCAGCTCGGCAACGAGTGGGAGCGCCGCCCGGTTCACATCGGTGTCAGCGACTATTTCTTCGCCGAGATCACCCGCGGCCTTGAAGCGGGCGACATCGTGTCCCTGGAGGACAAGTCGCGTGCCCCCAATGTGCGCAAGGACGCCGTGAAGCCTGGCTCCGGTGCCGCAGGAACGACGACGACGACCACCGGCACGGGCTCAGGCACCGGCGCCGCCCGTCCGGTGACCGCCGCCCGCTGA
- a CDS encoding ABC transporter ATP-binding protein: MLELRNVSKIYHLGGEEIRALDGVTLDIAAGEFVSIIGPSGSGKSTLMHILGCLDTPTLGTVTLDGIQVQQASASELARVRNRKIGFVFQFFNLLPKLNVVQNVELPMIYAGVSGRERREKALRALDLVELGNRLKNRPSQLSGGQQQRVAIARALVNDPRIIFADEPTGNLDTHTGEVILALFRRLSEEGRTVILVTHNPEIAAVTPRRIEIRNGQIAETVDARLAGLDRVPAAAGA, translated from the coding sequence CTGCTGGAGCTCAGAAACGTCAGCAAGATCTATCATCTCGGCGGGGAGGAGATCCGCGCCCTGGATGGGGTGACGCTCGACATCGCCGCCGGGGAATTCGTGTCCATCATCGGGCCTTCCGGCAGCGGCAAGTCCACGTTGATGCACATCCTCGGGTGTCTCGACACCCCGACCCTGGGCACCGTGACCCTCGACGGCATCCAGGTGCAGCAGGCGTCGGCCAGCGAGCTGGCCCGGGTGCGCAACCGCAAGATCGGCTTCGTCTTCCAGTTCTTCAACCTGCTGCCCAAACTCAACGTGGTGCAGAATGTGGAGCTGCCGATGATCTATGCGGGGGTCAGCGGACGCGAACGGCGGGAGAAGGCGCTCCGCGCGCTGGATCTCGTGGAGCTGGGCAACCGGTTGAAGAACCGCCCCTCGCAACTTTCCGGCGGCCAGCAGCAGCGGGTCGCCATCGCGCGGGCCCTCGTCAACGATCCGCGCATCATCTTTGCGGACGAACCGACCGGGAACCTCGACACCCACACCGGCGAGGTGATCCTGGCCCTTTTCCGTCGCCTCAGCGAGGAGGGCCGCACGGTGATTCTTGTCACACACAACCCCGAGATCGCCGCGGTGACGCCCCGGCGGATCGAGATTCGCAACGGCCAGATTGCGGAGACGGTGGATGCCCGGCTGGCCGGCCTCGACCGTGTGCCTGCAGCGGCCGGTGCCTGA
- a CDS encoding ABC transporter permease, which translates to MILFNAILVGVKEIWAHKARSLLTMLGIILGVTSLVGMAAIIKGMENGMKEAMIAMGGVDKVLIRDQAVPPWQDHLAEQAPGRTLVDVLALKSSAPLVRLVSPEMEVDDVTLTRGERRVNPSECVGVWPAVLEMNLHTLEHGRFFNDLDEELARPVVVIGTGIRDELFGKPSEVGHEIVPVGETIQINGQPFVIVGMFQEYVGEQEAKERALAQSVTTARNEAGGPKRQRGWGRRGGWAFWRKNHTVYMPLNTAWIRFRSAGRGDGIPDPRLSDIDIKVADFGRMEDAIQQARNVLFLTHQGIEDFTFETQENQIESINKQIRNARLSGGFIAGISLLVGGIGIMNIMLASINERVREIGICKAVGATGPNIFLQILIESAVLAVLGGLMGLVVSQLFVRLIIVLTPAQNTPVITPEAGLVAVAFSALVGVVAGILPAIKAARFSPIEALRYE; encoded by the coding sequence ATGATCCTGTTCAACGCGATCCTGGTCGGGGTGAAGGAAATCTGGGCCCACAAGGCCCGGTCCCTGCTGACCATGCTCGGGATCATCCTCGGGGTCACCAGCCTCGTGGGCATGGCGGCGATCATCAAGGGCATGGAGAACGGCATGAAGGAGGCGATGATCGCCATGGGCGGTGTGGACAAGGTCCTGATCCGCGACCAGGCCGTCCCGCCCTGGCAGGATCACCTCGCCGAGCAGGCACCCGGACGCACCCTTGTGGACGTCCTTGCCCTGAAGAGCAGCGCACCGCTCGTGCGGTTGGTATCCCCGGAGATGGAGGTGGACGATGTCACGCTGACCCGGGGCGAACGCCGCGTGAATCCCAGCGAATGCGTCGGCGTATGGCCCGCGGTTCTCGAAATGAACCTCCACACGCTGGAGCACGGCCGCTTTTTCAACGACCTCGACGAGGAACTGGCGCGGCCGGTGGTGGTGATCGGCACCGGCATTCGCGATGAGCTGTTCGGGAAACCCTCCGAGGTGGGCCACGAGATCGTGCCGGTCGGGGAGACCATCCAGATCAACGGGCAGCCGTTCGTCATCGTGGGGATGTTCCAGGAATACGTCGGGGAGCAGGAGGCCAAGGAGCGGGCCCTCGCGCAGTCGGTGACCACCGCGCGGAACGAAGCGGGCGGCCCAAAACGGCAGCGGGGTTGGGGCCGCCGTGGCGGGTGGGCGTTCTGGAGGAAGAACCATACCGTGTACATGCCCCTCAACACCGCCTGGATCCGCTTCCGCTCCGCGGGGCGCGGTGACGGAATTCCGGATCCCCGCCTGTCGGACATTGACATCAAGGTGGCGGATTTCGGGCGGATGGAGGACGCCATCCAGCAGGCCCGCAACGTTTTGTTCCTCACCCACCAGGGGATTGAGGATTTCACCTTCGAAACCCAGGAGAACCAGATCGAAAGCATCAACAAGCAGATCCGCAATGCCCGGCTCAGCGGCGGATTCATTGCCGGCATCAGTCTTCTGGTGGGCGGCATCGGCATCATGAACATCATGCTGGCCAGCATCAACGAGCGGGTCCGGGAGATCGGCATCTGCAAGGCCGTAGGCGCAACCGGTCCCAACATCTTCCTCCAGATTCTCATCGAGAGCGCCGTCCTTGCCGTGCTGGGCGGCCTGATGGGACTGGTCGTGTCGCAGTTGTTTGTCCGGCTCATCATCGTCCTGACACCCGCGCAGAACACTCCGGTGATCACCCCGGAGGCCGGGTTGGTGGCGGTCGCCTTCAGTGCCCTCGTGGGCGTTGTGGCCGGCATCCTCCCCGCCATCAAGGCCGCGCGCTTCAGCCCCATCGAGGCCCTTCGCTACGAATAG
- a CDS encoding glycosyltransferase family 4 protein, whose protein sequence is MKVLIVGAGYFPANASLIRAAALGGALKRLGQDPVLCLAESPGSRQLLEQHDLVECCRWVPSRNPAHFARAARDFRDVQFVHLINANLVGEVMGWSLRRHGARVISDWDEWLSSMPRGWKAKLKSVLMEWIARRISSGFVFSSTYLQSEYRRHLGALPTAYIPYGFDPTGPTSPGLAEQCLRPGRQYAMYLGSLGALYREDLQELVLLAACCRDLDLDLLIAGNGSERERLEAEIARFLPDGRAVFTGQLTLPVLDGLVPAPAIRFCFLPLKDTVQNRSRCPNKVFHYIRGGKPVVTNRVGEPANLLAEQGRYYEYGNRASLIAAMRDALARPAQYVLEDYTWKRRAETYLRFLQDHFHPGRSPTPLPPPFPRT, encoded by the coding sequence ATGAAAGTCCTAATCGTCGGGGCGGGTTACTTTCCAGCCAATGCCAGCCTGATTCGTGCCGCCGCCCTTGGCGGGGCCCTGAAGCGTCTGGGGCAGGATCCGGTCCTGTGCCTCGCCGAGTCGCCGGGGAGCCGCCAGCTGCTGGAGCAGCACGATTTGGTCGAGTGCTGCCGCTGGGTTCCCAGCCGCAATCCCGCACATTTTGCGCGGGCCGCCCGCGACTTTCGCGATGTCCAGTTTGTCCACCTGATCAATGCCAACCTGGTGGGCGAAGTCATGGGATGGAGCCTGCGCCGCCACGGGGCGCGGGTCATTTCGGATTGGGATGAATGGCTGTCCTCCATGCCGCGTGGCTGGAAGGCGAAGCTCAAATCCGTCCTCATGGAATGGATCGCCCGCCGCATTTCCTCCGGGTTCGTCTTCTCCTCGACCTACCTGCAGTCCGAATACCGGCGTCATCTGGGCGCCCTGCCGACGGCGTACATTCCTTACGGATTTGATCCCACGGGACCCACGTCTCCCGGGCTTGCGGAACAATGCCTGCGCCCCGGCCGCCAGTATGCGATGTACCTGGGCAGCCTGGGCGCCTTGTACCGCGAGGATCTTCAGGAACTGGTCCTCCTGGCGGCGTGCTGCCGGGATCTCGATCTCGACCTGTTGATCGCCGGCAATGGCTCCGAACGGGAGCGTCTCGAGGCGGAAATCGCCCGGTTTCTGCCCGACGGGCGGGCGGTGTTCACGGGGCAGCTGACCCTGCCCGTCCTTGACGGCCTCGTACCCGCCCCGGCCATCCGGTTCTGTTTCCTGCCGCTCAAGGACACGGTCCAGAACCGCTCCCGATGTCCCAACAAGGTGTTCCACTACATCCGCGGCGGCAAACCGGTCGTCACCAACCGTGTGGGAGAGCCGGCCAACCTCCTCGCCGAGCAGGGGCGATACTACGAGTACGGCAACCGGGCCTCCCTGATCGCAGCGATGCGGGACGCCCTTGCCCGGCCGGCGCAGTACGTTCTCGAAGACTACACGTGGAAGCGCCGCGCCGAGACCTACCTGCGGTTTCTTCAGGACCATTTCCACCCGGGACGCTCACCGACACCTCTTCCACCCCCTTTTCCTCGAACATGA
- a CDS encoding ABC transporter permease: protein MTLWNAILVGLKEIWAHKFRSMLTMLGIVLGVSSLVTMSAMVQGMENGAREALIAVGGLEKIRVEAQPVPVEQRHLRDFATGVTLDDVRALESSAPEIVQVSPEMRFDRPPTLASGGKTHRTWMTAGVWPVQLGLMEHVVEHGRMFTELDNELARNVCVIGTGIRDALFGKPEDTGEPVIPVGQTLTINGYPFTIVGMFAHYESEQDRRVREEQERQLAAQRASGATNATPTVSRSRGWGGGGGRRGNFAFWIKNNTVYVPLNTMWMKMRSGESNAPPVPRLSSMEIKVRDAGRINEALTQVRNVLMVTHRGIEDFSFRTQEDRAEEINTFIRNARVSGGLVAGISLVVGGIGIMNIMLASISERIREIGIRKAVGAGNAAVFIQIVIESTVIAVVGGLLGLVCSFGFIRLISSLTPTDNAPVITVSAMVLAFSASVGIGILAGLLPAIRAGRMNVIQALRYD, encoded by the coding sequence ATGACGCTGTGGAATGCCATCCTCGTCGGTCTCAAGGAGATCTGGGCCCACAAGTTTCGCAGCATGCTGACCATGCTGGGGATCGTGCTCGGGGTATCGTCGCTGGTGACCATGAGCGCCATGGTCCAGGGCATGGAAAACGGCGCACGCGAGGCGCTCATCGCCGTCGGTGGACTGGAGAAGATCCGGGTGGAGGCCCAGCCGGTGCCGGTCGAGCAGCGCCATCTTCGGGATTTTGCGACCGGCGTGACCCTGGACGACGTCCGGGCACTCGAGTCCTCCGCCCCGGAGATTGTCCAGGTGTCCCCGGAAATGCGTTTCGACCGGCCGCCAACGCTGGCATCCGGAGGCAAGACCCACCGCACCTGGATGACCGCCGGGGTGTGGCCGGTCCAGCTCGGGCTCATGGAGCACGTGGTCGAACACGGGCGCATGTTCACCGAGCTCGATAACGAACTCGCCCGCAACGTTTGTGTCATCGGCACGGGCATCCGGGATGCACTGTTCGGCAAACCCGAGGACACCGGCGAGCCGGTGATCCCGGTCGGCCAGACCCTCACCATCAACGGCTACCCGTTCACCATCGTGGGCATGTTTGCCCACTATGAGAGCGAACAGGACCGGCGGGTGCGTGAGGAGCAGGAGCGTCAGTTGGCGGCGCAACGCGCGTCGGGAGCCACCAACGCGACGCCCACGGTCAGCCGCAGCCGCGGCTGGGGCGGGGGGGGCGGACGTCGTGGCAACTTTGCCTTCTGGATCAAGAACAACACCGTGTACGTGCCCCTGAACACGATGTGGATGAAGATGAGGTCCGGCGAAAGCAACGCGCCGCCCGTTCCCCGCCTCAGCAGCATGGAAATCAAGGTGCGCGACGCGGGCCGCATCAATGAGGCCCTGACCCAGGTGCGCAACGTGCTCATGGTCACCCATCGGGGCATCGAGGATTTTTCCTTCCGCACCCAGGAGGACCGGGCCGAGGAGATCAACACCTTCATTCGCAATGCCCGCGTCAGCGGCGGCCTGGTCGCCGGCATCAGCCTCGTCGTCGGCGGGATCGGCATCATGAACATCATGCTGGCCAGCATCAGCGAGCGCATCCGCGAGATCGGCATCCGCAAGGCCGTCGGCGCCGGCAATGCCGCCGTCTTCATCCAGATTGTCATCGAGAGCACCGTCATCGCAGTGGTGGGCGGCCTGCTGGGGCTTGTCTGCAGCTTCGGCTTCATCCGGCTCATCAGCTCCCTCACCCCCACTGACAACGCGCCGGTGATCACCGTGTCCGCCATGGTCCTGGCGTTCAGCGCCAGCGTCGGCATCGGCATCCTCGCCGGCCTCCTGCCCGCCATCCGGGCCGGACGGATGAACGTCATCCAGGCCCTGCGCTACGACTGA